The genome window GATTACGCGCCGCTGTTCCAGATCGGGCATCCGCTTGCGTTTGAAGCCGCTACCGCGCTGGCGGAGATCGCACCAGCAGGATTGAACCGCGTATTCTTTTGCAATGATGGTTCCGAAGGTGTGGATACCGCGCTGAAGATTGCCCTCGCCTACCATCGCATACGCGGCGACGCAGGTCGTACGCGCCTGATAGGCCGTGAGCGCGCTTACCATGGCGTCGGCTTCGGTGGCATCGCAGTCGGCGGTATCGCCGGCAATCGCAAGCAATTCGGCCCGGGCCTGGCGGCCGACCATTTGCGTCATCCGCTGGACATTGCGAAGAACGCTTACTCACGTGGCCTGCCGCTGCACGGGGCGGAAATGGCGGATGAACTCGAACAACGGCTGCTGGCCTTGCACGATCCATCGACTGTCGCCGCCGTCATCGTCGAACCCTTGCAAGGCTCAACCGGTGTCATCTTGCCGCCTAAAGGTTATCTGGAAAAACTCAGGGTGATATGCGACAAGCATGGCGTCCTGCTGATCTTCGATGAAGTCATTACCGGCTTCGGCAGGTTGGGCACAGCCTTCGGTGCCGATTTCTTTGGCGTGAAGCCGGACATGATCGTCTGCGCCAAAGCCCTGACCAATGCCGCTGTGCCGATGGGTGCAGTCATCGTGCACGAAAAAATCCATGAGACTTTCATGCAAATGGCACCCGCCGACAGCATAGAACTGTTCCACGGCTACACCTACTCCGGCCATCCGCTGGCCGCGGCAGCAGCCATTGCTACGCTGGACGTTTATCGTGAAGAGCAGCTATTCCAGCGTGCTGCCGGGATGGCACCGTATTTTGAAGATGCCGCGCACAGCCTGAAGGGCCTGCCCTTCGTCAAGGATGTACGGAACCTCGGCCTGGTGGCCGGAGTGGAACTCGAAGGCATAGCCGGCAAACCCGGCGCCCGCGCCTATGAATTATTCACCAAGGCATTCTGGGACAAGGGTTTGCTGACACGCGTCACCGCCGACATCCTCGCACTGTCGCCACCACTGATCATCAACAAGGCACAGGTTGATGAAATGTTTGGCAGCATTACGGATATTCTCAAGGGTATGAAGTAAATTCTCCATCGCATATAAAAATCCTTCGCACAAACAAAAAGCCCGCTGATTCAAGGAATCAACGGGCTTCTTTTGGAGCAGCGCTTCGATGACGAAACGCGTACTCAGTGATTACGCAGCGTCGCGGCCTGCTTTTTTACGCTCGTGCTCTTTCAGGAAGCGCTTGCGCAGACGAATGCTCTTCGGTGTGACTTCAACCAATTCGTCGTCGTCGATGAATTCAACTGCGTATTCGAGCGACATTTCGATTGGTGGTACCAGGCGTACCGCTTCATCCGTACCGGACGAACGAACGTTGGTCAGTTGTTTACCTTTGATCGGGTTGACGACCAAATCGTTATCACGCGAGTGGATACCGATGATCATGCCTTCATACACTGGATCGTTGTGGCTGACGAACATACGGCCGCGATCCTGCAATTTCCAGATTGCGTACGCTACTGCTGCGCCATCATCTTGCGAGATCAATACACCGTTACGACGACCACCGAGGTCACCTTTGGTGTTGTCGACCGGAGCGTATTCATCGAACACGTGGCTCATCAAGCCGGTACCGCGTGTCAGCGTCATGAATTCGCCCTGGAAGCCGATCAGGCCACGTGCAGGAATACGGTATTCCAGACGCACACGACCTTTGCCGTCCGGTTCCATGTTTTGCAGGTCACCACGACGACGACCGAGTTCTTCCATCACGCCACCCTGGTTAACTTCTTCCACGTCAACCGTCAGGTTTTCATACGGCTCATGACGTACGCCATCCACCATTTTGAAAACAACGCGCGGACGCGATACAGCCATTTCGAAACCTTCGCGACGCATGTTTTCGATCAGGATGGTCAGATGCAACTCACCGCGACCCGACACTTCGTAGGTCGAATCGTCGTCTTCCGATTGCACGACGCGCAGCGCCATGTTGGCTTTCAATTCTTTTTCGAGGCGATCACGGATCTGACGCGTGGTAACGAATTTACCTTCGCGGCCAGCCAGTGGCGAGCTGTTAACCATGAAGTTCATGGTCAGGGTTGGCTCATCGACTTTCAACATAGGCAGGCCATTCGGCGCATCCACTGCGCAGATGGTGGAACCGATGCTGATTTCTTCAATACCATTGATCAGGACGATGTCGCCTGCCAGTGCTTCGTCAACCAATACGCGATCCAGGCCTTTGAAGGTCAGGACCTGGTTGATACGTGCTTTGGTTGGCTTGTCTTCAGGACCGTTCATCCAGACTACGTCTTGCAACGCTTTGACGCGACCGGCCAGGATACGGCCAACGCCGATCTTGCCGACGTAGGAAGAGTATTCCAGCGAGGTGATTTGCAGTTGCAATGGAGCATCAGGATCATCTTCGCGCGCAGGAACGTGTTCCAGGATCGCGTCGAACAATGGTTCCATATTGCCGTCACGAACGGTGTCTTCCAGGCCTGCGTAGCCTTTGAAGCCCGATGCGTAAACGATAGGGAAATCGAGTTGCTCGTCAGTTGCACCCAGTTTGTCGAACAATTCAAAAGTCGCGTTCACGGCTTTCTGTGGATCGGCGTTTTCACGATCGATCTTGTTGACGACAACGATAGGTTTCAGGCCGAGTGCCAGTGCTTTACGCGTAACGAAACGCGTTTGTGGCATCGGGCCTTCTTGTGCATCCACCAGCAGCAATACGCTGTCAACCATCGACAGGACACGTTCCACTTCACCACCGAAGTCGGCATGGCCTGGGGTATCAACGATGTTGATGTGTGTACCTTTGTACTCAACCGCGCAGTTCTTCGACAGAATCGTGATACCACGTTCTTTTTCGATATCGTTCGAGTCCATCACGCGTGCATCA of Janthinobacterium sp. Marseille contains these proteins:
- a CDS encoding aspartate aminotransferase family protein — translated: MSQPLDTSHLWMPFTANRQFKAKPRMLVAASGMYYTSDDGRQILDGTAGLWCVNAGHGHPKITEAIQKQAASMDYAPLFQIGHPLAFEAATALAEIAPAGLNRVFFCNDGSEGVDTALKIALAYHRIRGDAGRTRLIGRERAYHGVGFGGIAVGGIAGNRKQFGPGLAADHLRHPLDIAKNAYSRGLPLHGAEMADELEQRLLALHDPSTVAAVIVEPLQGSTGVILPPKGYLEKLRVICDKHGVLLIFDEVITGFGRLGTAFGADFFGVKPDMIVCAKALTNAAVPMGAVIVHEKIHETFMQMAPADSIELFHGYTYSGHPLAAAAAIATLDVYREEQLFQRAAGMAPYFEDAAHSLKGLPFVKDVRNLGLVAGVELEGIAGKPGARAYELFTKAFWDKGLLTRVTADILALSPPLIINKAQVDEMFGSITDILKGMK
- the typA gene encoding translational GTPase TypA, with protein sequence MSNSKRAIRNIAIIAHVDHGKTTLVDQLLRQSGTFRENQQVDARVMDSNDIEKERGITILSKNCAVEYKGTHINIVDTPGHADFGGEVERVLSMVDSVLLLVDAQEGPMPQTRFVTRKALALGLKPIVVVNKIDRENADPQKAVNATFELFDKLGATDEQLDFPIVYASGFKGYAGLEDTVRDGNMEPLFDAILEHVPAREDDPDAPLQLQITSLEYSSYVGKIGVGRILAGRVKALQDVVWMNGPEDKPTKARINQVLTFKGLDRVLVDEALAGDIVLINGIEEISIGSTICAVDAPNGLPMLKVDEPTLTMNFMVNSSPLAGREGKFVTTRQIRDRLEKELKANMALRVVQSEDDDSTYEVSGRGELHLTILIENMRREGFEMAVSRPRVVFKMVDGVRHEPYENLTVDVEEVNQGGVMEELGRRRGDLQNMEPDGKGRVRLEYRIPARGLIGFQGEFMTLTRGTGLMSHVFDEYAPVDNTKGDLGGRRNGVLISQDDGAAVAYAIWKLQDRGRMFVSHNDPVYEGMIIGIHSRDNDLVVNPIKGKQLTNVRSSGTDEAVRLVPPIEMSLEYAVEFIDDDELVEVTPKSIRLRKRFLKEHERKKAGRDAA